One region of Cucurbita pepo subsp. pepo cultivar mu-cu-16 chromosome LG03, ASM280686v2, whole genome shotgun sequence genomic DNA includes:
- the LOC111791348 gene encoding uncharacterized protein LOC111791348 isoform X1 yields MASPSSSPSYLNSTCRLLACLDLKEKHAESMKEMETEWIMDVPDTPDRLASRQSNGGHFVQTETDSSLSNRLRNPDFMTEKGMNGMKGLGVLVSENGDELRLDSSSKNIPGENFKGHRNTIILSPGEDSALKNNLLLRKGGREKYSYQGPKRFICPRRLDKGITISVDSLSKPPPCQENPQTFNRNVSKDCKIENTSNEQSARYIPISPKKPNVNTKGKEKVVEESFQDVGLSMIHRKGVEKSNNINTRHEKQVLGHRQFASSPRATGHKRLVRNGCISPHNVTIRAKNLSEQCEKSSRAVDENNLRNMPSNSPSCPIDINDIVAEDNCSSKDKGKGIMRQPSVSHDNDYVRVISASSSAIVWHRETMPVYSMFPCKRLQSCHEYLIDTLLYDHSCSDTEKAVGANPARTSRLGTSECFEEVGVWRRTHNHSRKGIALSNPSGSSFKKIDNVGRFSNEKIEIVMERQIPSGQEHVAETDCAGNGDTSQRASSIVPKIEQTIVPMHVESKLNKKQRKHGSTSQINTSCPIPDVVYLGPSEESSNSRSTRLQSRRIRDSLNEVIEVDELSPEMRHPVSQNVGSLNDNTSDARARQLEADEMLARELQEQLYQEIPIGGEEIDEHLAMALQQVEHGHFAPSRQTYSSQRGSLVAQANRRTRSQSSQNSSNITRARVTHSTRMAQMRNQFFGGSHRVSTRQRNVNFPVHMDLDMRLDILEALEAAVGEMEDARMNRDILHSRRDFNENDYEMLLSLDENNHRHAGASTNRINSLPQSTVQTNSMEDPCAICLDTPAIGDVIRHLPCLHKFHKDCIDPWLQRRTSCPVCKSSIT; encoded by the exons ATGGCCTCACCATCGTCTTCTCCGTCGTACCTGAATTCAACCTGTCGGCTTCTCGCTTGTTTGGATTTGAAAGAGAAACACGCCGAG AGTATGAAGGAGATGGAGACTGAATGGATCATGGATGTTCCCGATACACCTGATCGGTTAGCTTCCAGACAAAGTAATGGTGGACATTTTGTTCAAACTGAGACTGATTCATCTTTATCTAATCGTTTAAGAAACCCTGATTTCATGACAGAAAAGGGGATGAATGGCATGAAGGGCCTGGGGGTGCTTGTCAGTGAAAATGGGGATGAGTTGAGATTAGATAGTAGTTCCAAAAATATTCCTGGTGAGAATTTTAAGGGTCATAGAAACACCATTATTCTTTCACCGGGAGAGGATTCAGCATTGAAAAATAATCTGTTACTTAGAAAAGGTGGAAGGGAAAAATATTCATATCAGGGGCCGAAACGTTTTATTTGTCCTCGTCGCTTGGATAAAGGGATAACTATATCTGTTGATTCTCTTTCCAAACCACCACCTTGTCAAGAAAATCCTCAAACGTTTAATCGTAATGTGTCTAAGGACTGTAAGATTGAAAACACATCAAATGAACAGTCTGCACGTTACATACCAATTTCTCCAAAGAAACCCAACGTGAACACTAAAGGGAAGGAAAAGGTTGTTGAGGAATCATTCCAAGATGTTGGTTTATCCATGATTCATAGAAAGGGAGTTGAAAAATCCAATAACATTAATACTCGACATGAGAAGCAAGTTTTGGGTCATCGTCAGTTTGCAAGCTCCCCTAGAGCTACTGGGCACAAGAGGTTGGTACGGAATGGTTGTATCTCACCTCATAATGTTACAATAAGAGCAAAGAATTTATCTGAGCAGTGTGAAAAGAGTTCTAGAGCTGTTGATGAGAACAATTTGAGGAACATGCCATCAAACAGTCCATCTTGTCCGATAGATATAAATGATATAGTTGCTGAAGACAATTGTAGTAGCAAAGATAAAGGAAAGGGGATTATGCGTCAGCCTTCTGTATCACATGATAATGATTATGTCAGAGTTATTTCTGCTTCTAGCAG TGCAATAGTTTGGCATCGGGAGACCATGCCGGTCTATTCCATGTTTCCATGCAAGAGACTACAGTCTTGTCATGAATATTTGATTGACACACTACTTTATGACCACTCTTGCAG TGACACGGAAAAGGCTGTTGGAGCTAATCCAGCCCGAACGTCCAGATTAGGTACATCTGAATGTTTTGAAGAAGTAGGTGTTTGGAGAAGAACACATAATCATTCAAGGAAAGGGATTGCCTTGTCTAATCCATCTGGGAGTTCTTTTAAGAAGATAGATAACGTTGGAAGGTTTTctaatgaaaaaattgaaattgtcaTGGAGAGACAAATCCCTAGTGGGCAAGAACATGTAGCAGAAACTGATTGTGCAGGAAATGGTGATACATCTCAAAGGGCTTCCAGCATTGTGCCCAAAATAGAACAAACTATTGTACCGATGCATGTTGAAAgcaaactaaacaaaaaacaaaggaaacacGGATCAACTTCACAAATTAATACTTCATGCCCCATTCCAGATGTTGTGTACCTTGGTCCGTCTGAGGAATCTTCAAACTCAAGGTCAACTAGACTCCAGAGTCGAAGAATTCGTGATAGTTTGAATGAAGTTATTGAGGTTGATGAGTTGTCACCTGAAATGAGACACCCTGTCTCCCAGAATGTTGGCAGCTTAAATGATAACACCTCAGATGCTAGGGCAAGACAACTTGAAGCTGATGAGATGTTGGCTCGTGAACTTCAGGAGCAACTATATCAGGAGATCCCTATTGGAGGAGAAGAG ATTGATGAACATTTAGCTATGGCACTGCAGCAGGTGGAGCATGGACATTTTGCACCCTCCCGCCAGACTTACAGT AGTCAGAGGGGCTCACTGGTAGCACAGGCAAATAGACGAACTCGATCTCAATCTTCACAAAACTCTTCTAATATAACACGGGCTCGAGTAACCCACTCTACACGTATGGCACAGATGAGGAATCAATTTTTTGGTGGCTCTCATAGAGTGTCAACTAGACAAAGGAATGTTAATTTTCCTGTGCATATGGATTTGGATATG AGACTTGATATATTGGAAGCTCTGGAGGCTGCGGTTGGAGAAATGGAAGATGCAAGAATGAATAGGGACATCTTGCACAGCCGGCGTGATTTCAACGA GAATGATTATGAAATGCTGCTATCCCTTGACGAGAACAATCACCGCCATGCTGGTGCATCGACTAACCGGATTAATAGTTTGCCACAATCTACAGTACAG ACTAACAGCATGGAAGACCCTTGTGCAATTTGTCTCGATACGCCAGCCATCGGAGATGTCATTCGCCATCTACCTTGCTTACACAAATTTCATAAAGAT TGTATTGATCCATGGCTACAGAGGCGAACATCATGCCCGGTTTGTAAGTCGTCAATCACCTGA
- the LOC111791348 gene encoding uncharacterized protein LOC111791348 isoform X2, whose amino-acid sequence MASPSSSPSYLNSTCRLLACLDLKEKHAESMKEMETEWIMDVPDTPDRLASRQSNGGHFVQTETDSSLSNRLRNPDFMTEKGMNGMKGLGVLVSENGDELRLDSSSKNIPGENFKGHRNTIILSPGEDSALKNNLLLRKGGREKYSYQGPKRFICPRRLDKGITISVDSLSKPPPCQENPQTFNRNVSKDCKIENTSNEQSARYIPISPKKPNVNTKGKEKVVEESFQDVGLSMIHRKGVEKSNNINTRHEKQVLGHRQFASSPRATGHKRLVRNGCISPHNVTIRAKNLSEQCEKSSRAVDENNLRNMPSNSPSCPIDINDIVAEDNCSSKDKGKGIMRQPSVSHDNDYVRVISASSSDTEKAVGANPARTSRLGTSECFEEVGVWRRTHNHSRKGIALSNPSGSSFKKIDNVGRFSNEKIEIVMERQIPSGQEHVAETDCAGNGDTSQRASSIVPKIEQTIVPMHVESKLNKKQRKHGSTSQINTSCPIPDVVYLGPSEESSNSRSTRLQSRRIRDSLNEVIEVDELSPEMRHPVSQNVGSLNDNTSDARARQLEADEMLARELQEQLYQEIPIGGEEIDEHLAMALQQVEHGHFAPSRQTYSSQRGSLVAQANRRTRSQSSQNSSNITRARVTHSTRMAQMRNQFFGGSHRVSTRQRNVNFPVHMDLDMRLDILEALEAAVGEMEDARMNRDILHSRRDFNENDYEMLLSLDENNHRHAGASTNRINSLPQSTVQTNSMEDPCAICLDTPAIGDVIRHLPCLHKFHKDCIDPWLQRRTSCPVCKSSIT is encoded by the exons ATGGCCTCACCATCGTCTTCTCCGTCGTACCTGAATTCAACCTGTCGGCTTCTCGCTTGTTTGGATTTGAAAGAGAAACACGCCGAG AGTATGAAGGAGATGGAGACTGAATGGATCATGGATGTTCCCGATACACCTGATCGGTTAGCTTCCAGACAAAGTAATGGTGGACATTTTGTTCAAACTGAGACTGATTCATCTTTATCTAATCGTTTAAGAAACCCTGATTTCATGACAGAAAAGGGGATGAATGGCATGAAGGGCCTGGGGGTGCTTGTCAGTGAAAATGGGGATGAGTTGAGATTAGATAGTAGTTCCAAAAATATTCCTGGTGAGAATTTTAAGGGTCATAGAAACACCATTATTCTTTCACCGGGAGAGGATTCAGCATTGAAAAATAATCTGTTACTTAGAAAAGGTGGAAGGGAAAAATATTCATATCAGGGGCCGAAACGTTTTATTTGTCCTCGTCGCTTGGATAAAGGGATAACTATATCTGTTGATTCTCTTTCCAAACCACCACCTTGTCAAGAAAATCCTCAAACGTTTAATCGTAATGTGTCTAAGGACTGTAAGATTGAAAACACATCAAATGAACAGTCTGCACGTTACATACCAATTTCTCCAAAGAAACCCAACGTGAACACTAAAGGGAAGGAAAAGGTTGTTGAGGAATCATTCCAAGATGTTGGTTTATCCATGATTCATAGAAAGGGAGTTGAAAAATCCAATAACATTAATACTCGACATGAGAAGCAAGTTTTGGGTCATCGTCAGTTTGCAAGCTCCCCTAGAGCTACTGGGCACAAGAGGTTGGTACGGAATGGTTGTATCTCACCTCATAATGTTACAATAAGAGCAAAGAATTTATCTGAGCAGTGTGAAAAGAGTTCTAGAGCTGTTGATGAGAACAATTTGAGGAACATGCCATCAAACAGTCCATCTTGTCCGATAGATATAAATGATATAGTTGCTGAAGACAATTGTAGTAGCAAAGATAAAGGAAAGGGGATTATGCGTCAGCCTTCTGTATCACATGATAATGATTATGTCAGAGTTATTTCTGCTTCTAGCAG TGACACGGAAAAGGCTGTTGGAGCTAATCCAGCCCGAACGTCCAGATTAGGTACATCTGAATGTTTTGAAGAAGTAGGTGTTTGGAGAAGAACACATAATCATTCAAGGAAAGGGATTGCCTTGTCTAATCCATCTGGGAGTTCTTTTAAGAAGATAGATAACGTTGGAAGGTTTTctaatgaaaaaattgaaattgtcaTGGAGAGACAAATCCCTAGTGGGCAAGAACATGTAGCAGAAACTGATTGTGCAGGAAATGGTGATACATCTCAAAGGGCTTCCAGCATTGTGCCCAAAATAGAACAAACTATTGTACCGATGCATGTTGAAAgcaaactaaacaaaaaacaaaggaaacacGGATCAACTTCACAAATTAATACTTCATGCCCCATTCCAGATGTTGTGTACCTTGGTCCGTCTGAGGAATCTTCAAACTCAAGGTCAACTAGACTCCAGAGTCGAAGAATTCGTGATAGTTTGAATGAAGTTATTGAGGTTGATGAGTTGTCACCTGAAATGAGACACCCTGTCTCCCAGAATGTTGGCAGCTTAAATGATAACACCTCAGATGCTAGGGCAAGACAACTTGAAGCTGATGAGATGTTGGCTCGTGAACTTCAGGAGCAACTATATCAGGAGATCCCTATTGGAGGAGAAGAG ATTGATGAACATTTAGCTATGGCACTGCAGCAGGTGGAGCATGGACATTTTGCACCCTCCCGCCAGACTTACAGT AGTCAGAGGGGCTCACTGGTAGCACAGGCAAATAGACGAACTCGATCTCAATCTTCACAAAACTCTTCTAATATAACACGGGCTCGAGTAACCCACTCTACACGTATGGCACAGATGAGGAATCAATTTTTTGGTGGCTCTCATAGAGTGTCAACTAGACAAAGGAATGTTAATTTTCCTGTGCATATGGATTTGGATATG AGACTTGATATATTGGAAGCTCTGGAGGCTGCGGTTGGAGAAATGGAAGATGCAAGAATGAATAGGGACATCTTGCACAGCCGGCGTGATTTCAACGA GAATGATTATGAAATGCTGCTATCCCTTGACGAGAACAATCACCGCCATGCTGGTGCATCGACTAACCGGATTAATAGTTTGCCACAATCTACAGTACAG ACTAACAGCATGGAAGACCCTTGTGCAATTTGTCTCGATACGCCAGCCATCGGAGATGTCATTCGCCATCTACCTTGCTTACACAAATTTCATAAAGAT TGTATTGATCCATGGCTACAGAGGCGAACATCATGCCCGGTTTGTAAGTCGTCAATCACCTGA